Below is a window of Prosthecochloris sp. GSB1 DNA.
AAACTGGACCTATCAGCAATTCAACGAAACCTACCTGCAGGACATGGAGATGCTCGAACGGCTCAGGGACCTGAACCCGCACGCGACAATGTCGATGACCGGAAGACTGCTGGAAGCCAATGCGCGGGGCTTCTGGAAAACCGACAGCGGAACGATCGAGGAACTGCGCGATCTCTACGCCGATCTTGAAAGCCGCATCGAAGGCGCTCACAGCGAAACGTGAACCGAGGAAACGCTTTATAATCCCGTGGGCACATCTGGCGACAGGCCCGCTTAAACCCAATAGACCTTTTTGAAAAGCATGAGCAGCACATCATCATTCAATGCCGAGGAACACAAGAACATGCTCCGCTCCTATTTCAACGGGAACGGATTCAGCCGATGGGCCTCTATCTACGGCAGCGACAAACTCTCCACCGTCCGTTCCACCGTCCGGCAAGGCCATGCGGTAATGATGGACAGGGCGTTCGAATGGCTCCGCAAGCTTGATCTTCCCAGTGACGCGACGGTTCTCGACGCGGGATGCGGCACGGGTCTGTTCAGCGTTCGCCTGGCGGAAAACGGCTACCGGGTGAAAGCGGTCGATATCGCGTCACAGATGGTCGACAAGGCCAGGCAGGAAGCCGTTGAGAAAAACGTTGCCGACAGGATCGATTTCGAGGTCAACACCATCGAGGAAGTGAACGGGACCTACGATGCCGTCGTCTGCTTCGACGTCCTGATCCACTACCCCGCCGAGGGGTTCGTCGAAGCGTTCGGCAATCTTTCAGGGCTGACCAGGGACTCGATCATCTTCACCTACGCACCCTATAACAGGATTCTCGCTTTTCAGCACTGGCTCGGCGGCTTTTTCCCCAAGAAAGAACGCCGCACCACCATCCAGATGATTCGTGACGACGCGATGCAGGAAGCGATGCAAAAAACCGGTATGAAGATAAAAAGCCGGCAAAAAATAAGTTTCGGCTTCTACCATACCATGCTGGTCCATGCCGAACGGGCATAAGGATGAACATTTTCAGAAATAAATTGTAAATTGCAGGCTATTAAATTTTTTTACGGGATCTTGGGCGATCGAGCCCGGGAGTTTTCACCAAAAGCGCAACGCTTACAACAAACATATCAGGAGGGGAGATACCGATGAAAATTCTGATGCTTCAGCCTAATTATCATTCTGGGGGAGCTGAAATTGCCGGTAACTGGACACCGAGCTGGGTGGCATATATCGGCGGCGCTCTTAAGAAGGCAGGCTATACTCAGGTACGGTTTGTCGACGCAATGGCCGATGACCTCCCGGATGAGACCATCGAGGAAATTATCCGCCAGAACCAGCCGGACGTCGTGATGGCGACCAACATCACCCCCTCCATTTTCAAGGCGCAGGATATCATGAAGCTCGCCAAGAAGGTCAACCCGAAGATCAGGACGATCATGGGAGGCATTCATTCGACCTTCATGTATCCCCAGGTGCTCTCCGAAGCGCCGGAAACCGATTACGTCATCCGCGGCGAAGGCGAAGAGGTGGCGGTCAACCTGATCAAGGCCATCGATGCCGGCACCGACCTGAAGGACCGGGAAAACATCACCGGTATCGCCTACCTCAACGAAGAAGGGAAAGTTCACGCCACGCCGGCCCACCCGGTCATCGAGGATCTTGACGACCTGACGCCCGACTGGAGCCTGTACGACTGGGATAAATACATCTATACGCCGCTCAACTGCCGCCTTGCCGTACCGAACTTCGCCAGAGGCTGCCCCTTCACCTGCACGTTCTGCTCGCAGTGGCAGTTCTGGCGCCGCTACCGCGCCCGCAGCCCGAAACACTTCGTCGATGAAATCGAGGAGCTGGTAAAGAAGTACAAGGTGGGCTTCTTCATCCTCGCCGACGAAGAGCCGACGATCAACAAGCAGAAGTTCGTCTCGCTCTGCCAGGAACTGATCGACCGCAAGCTCGACGTCACCTGGGGCATCAACACCAGGGTGACCGACATCATGCGAGACGAGGACCTGCTTCCGTTCTACCGCAAAGCCGGTCTCGTCCATGTTTCGCTCGGCACTGAAGCCGCCAGCCAGATGAACCTGAACCGTTTCCGCAAGGAAACCACCATCGAGGAAAACAAATACGCCATCAAGTTGCTGCAGAAAAACGGCATTGTCGCCGAGGCCCAGTTTGTCATGGGACTCGAGCATGAAACGCCGGAAACCATCGAGGAAACCTACCAGCTCTGCAAGGACTGGGACCCCGATATGGCAAACTGGACCATCTACACGCCGTGGCCCTTCTCCGATCTCTTCAAGGAACTGGGCGACCGGGTGGAGGTGCGCGATTACTCCCGCTACAACTTCGTTTCACCGATCATCAAGCCGGACAACATGGAACGCGAGGATGTGCTCAAGGGCGTGCTCAAGTCCTACGGACGCTTCTATGCGCGCAAGACCTTCTTCAGCTATCCGTGGATCAAGGACCCGTATGTCCGCAAGTACATGCTCGGCTGCCTGAAGGCTTTCGCCCAGACAACGCTGACAAAGCGATTCTACGACATTGATCGCGTCAAAACCAAGAATCGCAAGATCGAGGTCGATCTCGGGTTCGACAAGTCCAGGATCCTTACCCAGGAAGAGGTCAAGAACCTCAAGGAACTGAGACCAGAAATGGTCGCCGACATGAGCTTCGGCCTGAAGGAAGCCGGTTACCAGCGCGAACACGACGAGCACGACTGGGACGAGTTTGACGAGTCAACCATCAAGGACCGCAACTCGTCGACGGTTCGCAACTGCTGATCGCGGTCCGCCGCCGCGCGGGCAACGAAAAACCCTCCTGTTCGGGAGGTTTTTTCGTTGCATTCGGACAGCGCTCACTTCACCTCGATCGCCTTCTTCACCTTTTCCATCGGCTCCTTCTTGGGAAGCACGATATGCAGCACACCGTTATCGTAACTGGCGTCGATATTGTCCGCATCGACGTTTTCTCCCACGGTGAAACTCCTGCTCATGCTTCCGTAGGAGCGCTCTATCCTGTGGTAATCTTTCTTTTTTTCCTCCTCCTCGTGCGTTCTTTCGGCGCAGATCGTAAGCACATCCTCATCCATGCTGATCTTGACATCCTCTTTTTTCAGGCCGGGCATGTCGGCATCGATGAAGATCGATTTCTCGTCCTCGCTGACATCAACCCTGAACGAAGGCGCCATTGAAGAAAACAACGGCGTCATCGTCTCGCTGAAAACGTTTTCGAACAACTTCAGAGGATCCCTGCCATACAACTTGATAGCCATAACCGCATCCCTGTTTTAATGTTTGAAAAACAAAGCACTACCCCTGAATCACGAACCTAAAGGAAAATAACGAAGGTTCGATCTGAAAAATTCCCGACCGAACCTTGGGCAAGCCTCCTCCCTTACACTTTTTTAGCCTTGCGCCCCCGGCCTTTCGACGCCGGGGCCGCCGTACCTATCTTCAAGAGGTCGGCCAGGTTCGCGCCAGCCCTGATAACCGGCTTTATCAGGGGATAGGCGGAGGTCATGACCGTGGTGACCCCCGGTCCGTGACCGGCAACCAGGCAGTCGCTATGGACGACAACCCCTATGGAAACGGCTCCCTGTCTGTAGGCCCGTCCGTAGCGGTTGTCGTGATCCAGAAGGGCAACGAAATCGCCGAACCGTATCTTGTCGAGCCCATACTTCCTGACGGTTTCCTCGTCGCTGGTCATGATGTCGTAATCGCCCTTCCCGACATGGGACGCGCCGATGCCTGAACCCATGCAGGCAGCGGGAACCATCGTCGTCACGGGAACCTCGAGCGAACCGTCGCCGGTCTCGCGGATCCTCATCTTCCCGAGAAGATCGGGATCGAGGTTGAACGGAACGATATCCGGATAGTCGAGAAGTTTCAGCCCCTGCCCCCTGGCGCGGATGTTGATGGTATCGCCATAGCCGAGCTTCTCCTTGGCCTTGCGAGAAAACTCGACGATGATATGTTCCGATCCGCCATGGTGGCCGAGTACGACGCCGTTCTCCCCTTTCGCTTCTCCGGAAACCACGGTCGCGATGTTGCCCACGCAAGAATACAATTGCAGGGAATTGTTCGGATGATCGAACGGCTTATGGGTATCGGCCGTGCAGCTCACGCCCGGCTCGACATGATCTCCCGCCCACCCGAAAGCGCTGTCGCCGGCCTGGACGTTGAGGGTGATACCCCCGATCGACGGAAGAAGAAACGGTTCGCCCCGGTGGCCGACGCTCCACGTGCCCCGGGCTTTCGGTGGACCGGGCTGACATTGCAACAGAAATTCGACAAGACGTTCTTCGTTTGTTTTCAGCATATGACTCCTTTTTGCTTACCGCTTGCAGTTGATAATTTGCCGCCGGGCCTTTCAGGGCGAGGTAACCGTGCCGTCATGACCAGAAAAGCAGGAGAAGCAGGCCTCCCGCCAGGGAAAGTCCAAACAGGACAAGGATCCTGAGGAACAGCCCCCTGGCCCCCAGAAAGGCAACCGCGACTCCCTTGAAAAGAATGTTCGACAACGCGCCGGTCATCATCATCCGCCACCCGGTGTCGGTGCTGATTCGTCCCGCTTCGACCAGCCTCGCCGTCGACAGCGTTATCGCATCCATATCCGTCAGCCCCGAGACTGCCGCGACCGTATAGAGCCCCTGGTCGCCGAAATGTTCCCTCGCCGCGGCCACGGCCACGAGCACGATCGCATAGAGGGCTCCGAAGGTTACGGCGGCGGCGAGGTCCGACGGATCGGCTGTCTCCGGAGAAGCCTCTCCGCTTTTTTCCGCGAACAGATACGCTCCACCGGAAACAGCCAGCATAAAAATACACATCACCGAGAACTGGGGCAGAATGGACGGGAGAACGGAGGGTGCGACAATCGCAACCTCGAACGCGACGCGGACGAAGACGATCGTCGAGGCTGTCATGATCACCAAGGCCGCCAGCGGGGCTGCTTCGGGAGCGTTTTTCGACTTCCTCGCGTAACTTATGGTGGTTGCCGTACTTGAAATCATTCCTCCGAGCAAACCTCCGAGCAATGAACCGGCCTTCCCTCCCAGAAATTTGGCGACGAGGTAACTGCCTACGCTGATACCCACGATAAGCACGACCATCAGCCATATATGTGAAGGATTGAGCACGCCGTAGGGACCGAAACTCTTGTCGGGCAGCACGGGCAGCACGACAAGCGCAATGAGCACAAGCCTGAAAATCGCCTGTATATCCTTGTCACCGATACGTCTGACGAGCCCGTGCAGAGGGCGTTTCCACTGCAGGAGCAGCGCGATGGTTCCGCCTGTGGCGATAGCGGGCACCAGCAAGCCATCGGTGGCGAGCATCGCCCCAACGCCAAACATAAGGAGCGCAGCGATGCCCGTTGTCGGCCCCGCATGGGGCTGATCTGAAACCGGCAGATTGATGTTCATGACGATTTTCATCATCACCATCATCGCGCCAACGGCAATGACCCCGCCAAGCAGTATCCCACCACCATATCGATCGGCAAGCACAGCGCACACCGTTCCGAAAACGGTTATCATGGGATAGGTGCGGATACCCGCGCCCTCTGCTTTCGACCATTCACGCTGCAGGCCTACCAGCAAACCCAGTCCAAGTGAAATGCCGAGCACCAGCCATATTTCCAGATCCATACGCTCCCTTGTTCACCATTGCACGCCTCCGGCCTACGTCCGCCCCAAAGCTTCCGGAAGCCCCGGAATTCACCGGAACCTGTCTTGATAGCAATGCATAAGAGCAATGTAGTGACAAACGCGGAGAGTTGAAAAAAACATGAAATCCGCAGTCAACAGCGGATTTCACTGCATGAATCCGCGATTCGAACCGGGTTATTTTTTGTGATTTGCCACTATTAGCATTAAATTAGCTGAAATGTACCGTAATGGTTTCATTC
It encodes the following:
- the bchM gene encoding magnesium protoporphyrin IX methyltransferase; its protein translation is MSSTSSFNAEEHKNMLRSYFNGNGFSRWASIYGSDKLSTVRSTVRQGHAVMMDRAFEWLRKLDLPSDATVLDAGCGTGLFSVRLAENGYRVKAVDIASQMVDKARQEAVEKNVADRIDFEVNTIEEVNGTYDAVVCFDVLIHYPAEGFVEAFGNLSGLTRDSIIFTYAPYNRILAFQHWLGGFFPKKERRTTIQMIRDDAMQEAMQKTGMKIKSRQKISFGFYHTMLVHAERA
- the bchE gene encoding magnesium-protoporphyrin IX monomethyl ester anaerobic oxidative cyclase; translated protein: MKILMLQPNYHSGGAEIAGNWTPSWVAYIGGALKKAGYTQVRFVDAMADDLPDETIEEIIRQNQPDVVMATNITPSIFKAQDIMKLAKKVNPKIRTIMGGIHSTFMYPQVLSEAPETDYVIRGEGEEVAVNLIKAIDAGTDLKDRENITGIAYLNEEGKVHATPAHPVIEDLDDLTPDWSLYDWDKYIYTPLNCRLAVPNFARGCPFTCTFCSQWQFWRRYRARSPKHFVDEIEELVKKYKVGFFILADEEPTINKQKFVSLCQELIDRKLDVTWGINTRVTDIMRDEDLLPFYRKAGLVHVSLGTEAASQMNLNRFRKETTIEENKYAIKLLQKNGIVAEAQFVMGLEHETPETIEETYQLCKDWDPDMANWTIYTPWPFSDLFKELGDRVEVRDYSRYNFVSPIIKPDNMEREDVLKGVLKSYGRFYARKTFFSYPWIKDPYVRKYMLGCLKAFAQTTLTKRFYDIDRVKTKNRKIEVDLGFDKSRILTQEEVKNLKELRPEMVADMSFGLKEAGYQREHDEHDWDEFDESTIKDRNSSTVRNC
- a CDS encoding Hsp20/alpha crystallin family protein, with amino-acid sequence MAIKLYGRDPLKLFENVFSETMTPLFSSMAPSFRVDVSEDEKSIFIDADMPGLKKEDVKISMDEDVLTICAERTHEEEEKKKDYHRIERSYGSMSRSFTVGENVDADNIDASYDNGVLHIVLPKKEPMEKVKKAIEVK
- a CDS encoding DUF4438 domain-containing protein; the encoded protein is MLKTNEERLVEFLLQCQPGPPKARGTWSVGHRGEPFLLPSIGGITLNVQAGDSAFGWAGDHVEPGVSCTADTHKPFDHPNNSLQLYSCVGNIATVVSGEAKGENGVVLGHHGGSEHIIVEFSRKAKEKLGYGDTINIRARGQGLKLLDYPDIVPFNLDPDLLGKMRIRETGDGSLEVPVTTMVPAACMGSGIGASHVGKGDYDIMTSDEETVRKYGLDKIRFGDFVALLDHDNRYGRAYRQGAVSIGVVVHSDCLVAGHGPGVTTVMTSAYPLIKPVIRAGANLADLLKIGTAAPASKGRGRKAKKV
- a CDS encoding MgtC/SapB family protein is translated as MDLEIWLVLGISLGLGLLVGLQREWSKAEGAGIRTYPMITVFGTVCAVLADRYGGGILLGGVIAVGAMMVMMKIVMNINLPVSDQPHAGPTTGIAALLMFGVGAMLATDGLLVPAIATGGTIALLLQWKRPLHGLVRRIGDKDIQAIFRLVLIALVVLPVLPDKSFGPYGVLNPSHIWLMVVLIVGISVGSYLVAKFLGGKAGSLLGGLLGGMISSTATTISYARKSKNAPEAAPLAALVIMTASTIVFVRVAFEVAIVAPSVLPSILPQFSVMCIFMLAVSGGAYLFAEKSGEASPETADPSDLAAAVTFGALYAIVLVAVAAAREHFGDQGLYTVAAVSGLTDMDAITLSTARLVEAGRISTDTGWRMMMTGALSNILFKGVAVAFLGARGLFLRILVLFGLSLAGGLLLLLFWS